A single genomic interval of Candidatus Eisenbacteria bacterium harbors:
- the gap gene encoding type I glyceraldehyde-3-phosphate dehydrogenase: protein MAIRVGINGFGRIGRLVLRSGYKESGLEFVAVNDVTDVATMAHLLKYDSVHGIFPDEIKREAETIKIGSSASVKVFSEKDPANLPWKSLGVDIVIESTGKFTERDLAAKHISAGARKVMISAPGKKADATIVMGVNENVYDPSKHHVVSIASCTTNCLAPVAKVLNDKFQIVHGLMTTIHAYTNDQVILDFPHKDLRRARAAAVSMIPTTTGAAKAIGLVLPELEGKLDGLAVRVPVVDASLVDLVVDVKKATTVDEVRNVFKEAANGAMKRYLQYNEDPIVSVDIVGNPHSSIVDGPLCSVIGGTMVKVLAWYDNEWGFCQRVIDLLRLMMKT from the coding sequence ATGGCAATCAGAGTTGGCATTAACGGATTTGGACGGATAGGAAGGCTTGTTCTCAGGTCCGGATACAAGGAAAGCGGCCTCGAATTCGTTGCGGTAAACGACGTGACTGACGTAGCCACGATGGCGCATCTGCTCAAGTACGACTCGGTCCACGGGATATTTCCTGACGAGATAAAGAGGGAGGCCGAGACCATCAAAATCGGTTCCAGCGCCAGCGTGAAGGTATTCTCCGAGAAAGACCCCGCCAATCTACCCTGGAAGTCGCTGGGTGTGGATATTGTGATTGAATCCACGGGCAAGTTCACGGAGAGGGATCTGGCCGCCAAACACATTTCCGCTGGGGCGAGAAAGGTGATGATTTCCGCGCCGGGAAAGAAGGCCGACGCGACTATTGTGATGGGAGTAAACGAGAACGTCTACGATCCTTCCAAGCACCACGTTGTTTCCATCGCTTCGTGTACGACGAACTGCCTTGCCCCCGTCGCGAAGGTGCTCAACGACAAATTTCAGATTGTTCACGGCCTCATGACGACCATACACGCTTACACGAACGATCAGGTGATTCTTGATTTTCCGCACAAGGATCTGAGAAGGGCCAGGGCGGCGGCCGTTTCAATGATTCCCACGACGACGGGCGCGGCGAAGGCGATCGGCCTCGTGCTGCCGGAGCTCGAAGGGAAGCTGGACGGCCTGGCAGTGAGGGTGCCCGTGGTTGACGCCTCTCTGGTGGACCTGGTCGTCGACGTGAAGAAAGCCACGACCGTGGATGAAGTCAGAAACGTCTTCAAGGAAGCCGCGAATGGCGCCATGAAGCGCTACCTGCAGTACAACGAGGACCCCATCGTCTCTGTTGACATCGTGGGAAATCCGCACAGTTCAATCGTCGACGGACCCCTCTGCTCGGTCATCGGCGGCACCATGGTCAAGGTTCTGGCCTGGTATGACAACGAGTGGGGTTTCTGTCAGCGTGTGATTGACCTTCTCAGACTCATGATGAAGACCTGA